One stretch of Bombina bombina isolate aBomBom1 chromosome 7, aBomBom1.pri, whole genome shotgun sequence DNA includes these proteins:
- the LOC128636511 gene encoding 3-galactosyl-N-acetylglucosaminide 4-alpha-L-fucosyltransferase FUT3-like, whose translation MKPKCANLSVYQQNSWKELLILVWVWPFEQPFPLDRCQKDFNITGCKFTADRCLYDTADAVIMHYAEIIGDRSSLPQKPRHRFQRWVWFNVEPPFIATKLHDLDNLFNMTMTFRKDSDIFVPYGHMQILKEIQNFTIPPKSKLVSWAVSKWYPGVPRIAYYEELKKYIQIDIYGKGNKPLSSEDFTKTISQYKFYLAFENSIYTDYITEKIWSNAFDSWAVPVVLGTPRKNYEQFIPGDAFIHVDDFSSHKELADYLLMLDKDDDKYKKYFNWRSYYKPILHTGWPILHNGWPYYYCTACRVLKNAPEYQVIPSIEKWFLELS comes from the coding sequence ATGAAACCAAAATGTGCCAATCTGTCTGTATACCAACAGAATTCTTGGAAAGAACTCCTTATCTTGGTTTGGGTGTGGCCTTTCGAACAACCTTTCCCATTAGACAGATGCCAGAAGGACTTCAATATTACTGGATGCAAATTTACAGCAGACAGGTGTCTGTATGATACTGCTGATGCTGTAATTATGCATTATGCTGAAATAATAGGTGACAGAAGTTCTTTACCCCAAAAACCAAGACATCGGTTTCAACGTTGGGTGTGGTTCAACGTGGAACCTCCATTTATTGCTACAAAATTGCATGATCTGGACAATCTGTTCAACATGACCATGACATTTCGTAAAGATTCTGATATCTTTGTTCCCTACGGTCATATGCAAATATTGAAGGAGATTCAAAATTTCACAATTCCTCCCAAGTCCAAGCTAGTGTCTTGGGCTGTAAGTAAATGGTACCCAGGTGTCCCTCGTATTGCATATTATGAGGAACTTAAGAAATATATCCAAATTGATATTTACGGGAAGGGGAACAAACCACTCAGCAGTGAAGATTTCACAAAAACCATCTCTCAGTATAAATTTTACTTGGCCTTTGAAAACTCAATTTATACGGACTATATCACTGAGAAAATATGGTCCAATGCATTTGACTCATGGGCTGTGCCTGTTGTGCTAGGGACTCCTCGCAAGAATTATGAGCAATTTATACCCGGTGACGCATTTATTCATGTGGACGACTTCTCAAGCCACAAGGAACTGGCTGATTACCTATTAATGTTGGATAAAGATGATGATAAATATAAGAAATATTTTAACTGGAGATCCTATTACAAGCCTATATTGCATACTGGATGGCCTATATTGCATAATGGATGGCCATATTATTATTGCACAGCCTGTAGAGTATTAAAGAATGCCCCAGAATATCAAGTTATTCCTAGTATAGAAAAGTGGTTTTTGGAGCTATCATAG